The Candidatus Nanosynbacter sp. HMT-352 region ACGAAGGATATACGGCGGCCATCATTCAGCAGCCAATCAGAGAAATTATCGCCATTACGACCACGGACGTCCACCCGCCGCTTTATTACGTTATTATGCACGTTTGGCAATTGATTTTCGGCAATTCCGTAGCTTCGCTCAGAGGATTTAGCGTTACGTGTGGAGTTCTGACGATTGCTCTATTATTTCTATTACTCCAAAAACTTTTTTCTAAAAGAATCGCCGTATTTGGAAGTTTTTTAGCAGCGCTAGGACCGTTCTTAATTCGCTATAGCGACGAAGCCCGAATGTATGCACTGGCGGCACTTTTGGTCGTAGCAATGACATACGCATTTGTCGTGGCAGTCGAGCACAAAAATAAGAAGTTTTGGTGGGCGCTATATGGAATTTTAGTAGCGCTCGGTCTTTATACACAATATTTTCTAGCATTAATACTACCCGCGCATTTCGTATATATTTGGCTAAAACTTGGCGGAAATCACACTGCCATAAAAAATATATTTAAGGATAAAAACGTTTGGCTGGCCGCAGGAACATGCTTTTTACTATTCCTTCCCTGGTTACCAGTTATGATCTCCCAAACCAGCCGAGTAAGTGGCGGCTTCTGGATCCCCGAAGTCACCAAATTCACCATCCCGACAACACTATCGATGTTCTTAACTTATGACGACAGAATTGTCTGCTATTTTGGGTTGCTACTGCTGCCAATTATAATCGCAATTTCATTCATCCTAGCCAAAAAATGCCCAAAATACCAAGCAGCAATTTGGATTTTAACAATTTGGCTGCTGCTGCCGATGATCATCGTTTACATACTCAGCCAGGGTCGACCAGTTTACTTAGATCGATATTTCACTTATTCAGCGCCGGCGTTTTACGGCTTGATTGCGATATTCATCGGGCTTATTTTTTCTAATAAAAAATGGTGGCCTATTGGAATATCTATCGTCCTGACATTATTTATCGGTCATTACATGTGGCATATCGGCAGTAAAAACATTGCAGAATCGTCTTGGAATAACACCAACACAGCCATGAATCATATAAATGGAAATATCCGGAGTAGTGATGCTATTATCTCTGGCGAGATCTATACTTATTTTCACACTTCCTATTACAACTGCACAAATAAAGAAATTATACTTCTGAAGCCGAAAGAAGAGCTGGGCTGGGTTGGCGAATGGGGATTAATTAAAAAATTGAATACTCCAGAAATTAGTTCTTTAGAGTCGGTAAAATCTCCAAGAATCTGGCTTATTCTTCGCGAAAAAACATATGACGAATATAAAAAACAAGTTCCACCCTATTGGCAATTAAAGCAAGAATTCCATGACGGCGACTTGATTATCGGACTGTACGAAAATAAAAAATAACTGGTCGAATGCCAGTTATTTTAATACACTGAATGATTTCAATTGGTCGGGGTGAAAGGACTCGAACCTTCGACCTCACGGTCCCAAACCGCGCGCGCTAGCCAACTGCGCCACACCCCGAAAGATATCTCTATCATTCGCTCTGATCTATCTTAACATATATCACTAAATAAGTACAGAATAAATTTGCAAACAAATTTCTATACTTTGCGAATCATAAAAATAACTTGGCAAGTAGCCTACTTCAGGATAAGATATATTGTATGAATTACACAAAACCGTATACACCTCCAACTCTAACTGTAGACGCAGTAATTTTTCAAGTAAACAACAATACCCTGGAAGTGTTATTATTAAAACGACCAAACGAACCTTTTAAAGGAGAATGGGCTCTTCCTGGAGGATATAATGCCGAAGGAGAGACGACTACAGATGCGCTCGAACGTGTAGTTTTCCAAAAGACAGGCGTAAAAATTAAAGACGACCTACGATATATTGAACAGCTTTACACTTTCGATACGATCAATCGTGATCCACGAGGACATGCAGTGTCTGTAACCTACATGGGTTGTGGACGCAATATTACATACAATGAAGATTTAGAAGTGGCATTTTTTGATGTAAATAAAATACCAAAGCTGGCATACGATCACACCAACATCATTAAATACGCCAAAGAACGCCTAATTGCAAAAATGACATACACCAATTCGGCATTTGCTTTTCTGGATCGAAGATTTACCTTAACGCAACTGCAAACAGTTTACGAGATAGTTTTTGGTCGTGAATTTGACAAGCGTAATTTTCGAAAAAAATTCCTCAGCTTAAACTTAATTCATGAAACTAATGAGTTGTGGCGAGACGGCGCACATCGTCCAGCAAAATTATATGAGTTCAATTCAAGCAAGCTCGAGAATTTAGATCGTAGTTTAGACTAACCTCCCTGTAAAAATCTAAAAAATTTATATTTTTCATAAATTAGTGTTGACAATACAATAACTGGCTATTAGACTAGATAGTAAGTGTAAGCTATACATTAAGTAAGGAGGATCTTAACATTATGGAAAAGTCTAACTATATATTTGTCGGGGTTGACCCACAAAATGATTTTATCGATGGGAGTCTTGCCGTTGCCGAAGCAGAGCAAATCATCAAACCTATCAACTCCATTGCCGACGAGATACGAAAACACGACGGCACGGTTGTATTCACCCGAGACTGGCACCCCGAAAAAACACCGCATTTTGACAAATGGCCAGTTCACTGCGTAGCCAACACTAGAGGAGCTAATTTTCACGAAGACCTAAATATTCAGCCTGATGACATCATCATCAATAAAGGCACCGGTCAGACAGACGGATACTCTGGGTGGGAAGGTAGAAGCGACAAGGGCGAAACACTAGAATCTATCATAGAGCCAAAAACACCCCATGAAAAAGTTAAAGTATTTCTCGGCGGATTAGCAACAGATTTTTGTGTAAAATCTACCGCCCGAGATATCGCCGAACATTTCAAAGATGACAGACGTGTTACTACATACCTACTTATAGATGCCATCCGCGCTGTAGGATTAACTCCAACAGCCGAAGAAGAAGCATTGTCCGCAATGAAGGAGGCTGGAATATTAGCAATATCAACCGAAGAAGCAAAGAAGATGATTCAGGAGACAATTTAAATGGAGAAGGGCTCAAAAATATCACAAGGATTAGATTATTACAAAATAACTATGGGGATGAACGAGTTCTTAAAACATCCTGAAGTAGAAGTTACTTTCACATTGAAAAATCGCTCCCCTAATCTATTATCCGAATTTGTATCCCCAGTAGAATTACAGGATAGACTAAATAAGCTAGCTGAAGGATGGCGGCCTGATGAAATAGCCTACTTAGCCGGACTGCAAAACCAAGATGGTAAAGCGACGTTTTCGCAAGAATACCTTGATTTTCTAATGAGTAACCCCTTGCCTCCGGTCAAGATCGGACATGATAAGCGCGGTGATCTAGCGGTTGAGGCTACGGGAAAATGGCCCCTAGTTACATTCTGGGAAACCGTTATCATGAGCGAGATAAATGAAATATATTTTCGTAATAAACTCGCATGTGAAGGTCGCTCTTTGGAAGAAGTATATGCCGAAGGAGATCGCCGATTAGACGAAAAGATCAAATTATTAAAAAGCCGCCCAGATATTAAATTTTCTGATTTCGGCACAAGGCGACGTTTTAGCTATGATTGGCATAGGCACGTAATTGAACGAGTTGCAAATGAACTCCCCAATAATTTTGTCGGAACTTCAAATATATACTTGGCGCATAAACTAGGATTAAAACCAATTGGAACTTTTGCACACGAAATGCCAATGGTTTACGCTGCACTGGCAGATAAAGCCGGAAACAACCCACTAAGTGGTCACAATCAGACACTAAGAGACTGGCAAGACACATACGGCGACGAGCTATCAATTGCCCTAACAGACACATTTACAACCGACTTCTTCTTTGCTGACTTTACGCCCGAACAAATGACTTCATGGAAAGGACTACGACACGATTCTGGCGACCCAATAGAATTTGGAAATAAGGCTATTGAAATTTACAAAAAGAACGGAATTGATCCTTTGGAGAAAACTATCGTCTTTAGTGACGGACTTGATGTGGGCGAAATTATTAGGATAGCTGATTACTTTAAGGGAAAGATAAATGTAACATTTGGCTGGGGTACAACTTTGACTAACGACCTTGGAATTACACCAAATAACTTTGTTATGAAAGCTACAGAGGTTGATGGGGTATCTACGGTCAAATTGAGCGACACCCCTGGCAAACATACAGGTTCAGGTGATAAAATTAGAGAGTATAGTGAACGTGTAAAAGCAGCTTTGGCGGAAAATGCACTGAATAACACTCTAGTTGCTGTATGAAAAAACAATGCCAATATCTATAAATCGTAAATTATGGTATAACGGTCCAAATTACACTGCAGACAGTGTAATAATCAACCCAATCGCACAAAAAATTCTTTTGATAAAACGATCCAGTGGTGAATGGGCATTGCCTGGAGGGTTCATCAATTCCAAAGAAGATTCTTTTACCGCAGCAATTCGCGAAACAAAAGAAGAAACTGGAACAATAATTGGTGGCAATCCAATATTAATATATAAAGGACTGGTTAACGATCCACGCAACAGTCAGGCGTCATGGATCGAAACCAGCGCGTATCTGTTCATAGTCAACGAACTATCAGAGGTGTCAGGACGAGACGATGCTATCGACGCAGCCTGGCTACCCCTCAATAATTTGCCTAAATTATACGCATCGCATGATGAAATAGTAACCAGGGCTATTGATTATTTGTCTTGTCGGTCGCTAATTAAGATAGCAGAGTTTTCCGAAAATTATCGCAATATTAACGGCGGTCATATGCAATACGACAAAATTATCGCCACAAAAAATGGTCATTCGGTATTTATTAAACAAACATCTACTAAATATGGCGACGTAAAACGAAATAGACTGCGCCAATATCTAAGAAAAGAAGCGTTCACGATATCCTATCTGCGCTGTCATGGATATAGTGGAATCCCATCCAGATCAATACTGCGAGACGATGACACTTTCATCATGGAGGCAATGACGCCAGATGAAGGTTGGCTATGGCGAGCAAAGAAAGAAACGCTAGACGCTTATATCAAATCAGCGAAGGAAAAATTTAACGAGTTGGAAAATATACCATTGCCGCCTGATACTTTTGATATCGAATCGTCACGCGATAGCTTTATTAAGGAGGGGTGGGCTTCGTTAGACGAGCAGAAAATAGCTAAATTGAGAGAGTTGTCATTAGGATTCTTGGATAGATTAACGCCCCATAGCCAAAATATAACTAAGAAATTATTGGCAGACTTACCCGCCTTACTAAATGCCGGAGGTCGACATAGCGATATAAAAAAATTAGTTTTTTGTCATCACGACATTCGACAATCAAATATGGCTTGGCATCCCAAACGCGGCACTAAGTTAATCGACTGGAGTTGGTCTGGACCTGGAGAATCTGGCAGTGATATCACTAGCCTATTAATTGACCTACATAAAAGCGGTTATAATATTTCAAACTATTACAAAGAAATAAATTTAGATCATTGCCTAACCTTAATGGGTTTCTGGCTAAACCATGCGACGTGGCCATATCATGGCGACGACACTCTTAGATTTCAACAATTTTTATCGGCGTTAAGTGCATACGAAATATATACAACTGTTTAAGCATTCACGGCTTCAATCTCAACCGACAGCACTTCTTTTTTGATTGGCAAAGATTGACCAGGCTCGAACGTATAAACCAGTAATTGACCAAATGGCATCTCTACATTCGCCATCTCGGCTTCTGGAACTTGGTCAAGATGTTTAATTAAAGCCCGAATAGAATTGCCGTGAGCCACCAATAGAATATTCTCACCATTCTGCAATTTCGGCAAAATCTCTTGCTCAAAATATGGAACAACCCGTGCATAAACATCTTTCAAAGTTTCGCCGCCCGGCACTGGATAATCCCAACCGCGTCGAATACCATTAAAAGCCTCTTCGCCAATCTCCGCTTTAACTTCCCATTTATTTTTTCCAGTCAAATCACCATAATCACGCTCGTTTAGTTCAGTTGCATGCGTTGTCGGTAGATTTTCAACACCGCACCCTTCGAGTAGCGCCGCCAAAGTTTGTTGTGTACGTTTTAATGACGAAGTGTAAGCCTCATTAAACGACAGACCTTTCAATAAAGCACCTAATCGCACGGTGTCATCGTGACCTTTTTCCGTCAAATTAACATCCGTCCAGCCAGTCCATTTACCAAGCAGATTCCACTCGCTCTCACCGTGCCGACTAATAACTAATATTCCCATTATTTACCTCCAATCATCGGCGCAAAAAAATCTACAACTTCTTTTTTCACGCCGTCATTATCAATAATTTTCGTATTTACGTAACCGAATTTATCAATTGCCCAAAATCTGATTGCCCAGAGCAGTGACATATCTTCAAAATCAACCTCATTTTTGGCAATAAACTTACTAGCCACAATTTCCGATTCCTGCAATTTTATCTCAGAAAAAGCATCGTTTTCTAGCTTCGTAAAAAACACAAATTGATGTGTCAAAAACTCATCAGAATGACGCGAAGCGACCATCGCAAGACTTAGATCCTTAGGATCGACTTGAATATCAACTTCTTCTTTTACCTCGCGCACTGCTGCTTCCAACGGAGATTCTCCAGCATCAACAATGCCACCAGGCAGCGACCAATGGTCTTTATAGCCAGCCTTGACGATCAATAGTTCGCCCTGCTCATTTTCAATTAACACCGCCGCACTGGAAAAACGTCTGTCCAAACTTGCCAGCCAAGCCCGTCGCTCTTCATCTGTAAATTTCATTATTTAGCAAACTCAATTGCTCGCGTT contains the following coding sequences:
- a CDS encoding glycosyltransferase family 39 protein; its protein translation is MKKIRVYLKKLYAFLHKMPGWIWLIPILILAINVRLTYLTKADIWHDEGYTAAIIQQPIREIIAITTTDVHPPLYYVIMHVWQLIFGNSVASLRGFSVTCGVLTIALLFLLLQKLFSKRIAVFGSFLAALGPFLIRYSDEARMYALAALLVVAMTYAFVVAVEHKNKKFWWALYGILVALGLYTQYFLALILPAHFVYIWLKLGGNHTAIKNIFKDKNVWLAAGTCFLLFLPWLPVMISQTSRVSGGFWIPEVTKFTIPTTLSMFLTYDDRIVCYFGLLLLPIIIAISFILAKKCPKYQAAIWILTIWLLLPMIIVYILSQGRPVYLDRYFTYSAPAFYGLIAIFIGLIFSNKKWWPIGISIVLTLFIGHYMWHIGSKNIAESSWNNTNTAMNHINGNIRSSDAIISGEIYTYFHTSYYNCTNKEIILLKPKEELGWVGEWGLIKKLNTPEISSLESVKSPRIWLILREKTYDEYKKQVPPYWQLKQEFHDGDLIIGLYENKK
- a CDS encoding NUDIX hydrolase: MNYTKPYTPPTLTVDAVIFQVNNNTLEVLLLKRPNEPFKGEWALPGGYNAEGETTTDALERVVFQKTGVKIKDDLRYIEQLYTFDTINRDPRGHAVSVTYMGCGRNITYNEDLEVAFFDVNKIPKLAYDHTNIIKYAKERLIAKMTYTNSAFAFLDRRFTLTQLQTVYEIVFGREFDKRNFRKKFLSLNLIHETNELWRDGAHRPAKLYEFNSSKLENLDRSLD
- a CDS encoding isochorismatase family protein; this translates as MEKSNYIFVGVDPQNDFIDGSLAVAEAEQIIKPINSIADEIRKHDGTVVFTRDWHPEKTPHFDKWPVHCVANTRGANFHEDLNIQPDDIIINKGTGQTDGYSGWEGRSDKGETLESIIEPKTPHEKVKVFLGGLATDFCVKSTARDIAEHFKDDRRVTTYLLIDAIRAVGLTPTAEEEALSAMKEAGILAISTEEAKKMIQETI
- the pncB gene encoding nicotinate phosphoribosyltransferase, producing MEKGSKISQGLDYYKITMGMNEFLKHPEVEVTFTLKNRSPNLLSEFVSPVELQDRLNKLAEGWRPDEIAYLAGLQNQDGKATFSQEYLDFLMSNPLPPVKIGHDKRGDLAVEATGKWPLVTFWETVIMSEINEIYFRNKLACEGRSLEEVYAEGDRRLDEKIKLLKSRPDIKFSDFGTRRRFSYDWHRHVIERVANELPNNFVGTSNIYLAHKLGLKPIGTFAHEMPMVYAALADKAGNNPLSGHNQTLRDWQDTYGDELSIALTDTFTTDFFFADFTPEQMTSWKGLRHDSGDPIEFGNKAIEIYKKNGIDPLEKTIVFSDGLDVGEIIRIADYFKGKINVTFGWGTTLTNDLGITPNNFVMKATEVDGVSTVKLSDTPGKHTGSGDKIREYSERVKAALAENALNNTLVAV
- a CDS encoding NUDIX domain-containing protein, coding for MPISINRKLWYNGPNYTADSVIINPIAQKILLIKRSSGEWALPGGFINSKEDSFTAAIRETKEETGTIIGGNPILIYKGLVNDPRNSQASWIETSAYLFIVNELSEVSGRDDAIDAAWLPLNNLPKLYASHDEIVTRAIDYLSCRSLIKIAEFSENYRNINGGHMQYDKIIATKNGHSVFIKQTSTKYGDVKRNRLRQYLRKEAFTISYLRCHGYSGIPSRSILRDDDTFIMEAMTPDEGWLWRAKKETLDAYIKSAKEKFNELENIPLPPDTFDIESSRDSFIKEGWASLDEQKIAKLRELSLGFLDRLTPHSQNITKKLLADLPALLNAGGRHSDIKKLVFCHHDIRQSNMAWHPKRGTKLIDWSWSGPGESGSDITSLLIDLHKSGYNISNYYKEINLDHCLTLMGFWLNHATWPYHGDDTLRFQQFLSALSAYEIYTTV
- a CDS encoding 2,3-bisphosphoglycerate-dependent phosphoglycerate mutase, with the translated sequence MGILVISRHGESEWNLLGKWTGWTDVNLTEKGHDDTVRLGALLKGLSFNEAYTSSLKRTQQTLAALLEGCGVENLPTTHATELNERDYGDLTGKNKWEVKAEIGEEAFNGIRRGWDYPVPGGETLKDVYARVVPYFEQEILPKLQNGENILLVAHGNSIRALIKHLDQVPEAEMANVEMPFGQLLVYTFEPGQSLPIKKEVLSVEIEAVNA
- a CDS encoding NUDIX domain-containing protein; protein product: MKFTDEERRAWLASLDRRFSSAAVLIENEQGELLIVKAGYKDHWSLPGGIVDAGESPLEAAVREVKEEVDIQVDPKDLSLAMVASRHSDEFLTHQFVFFTKLENDAFSEIKLQESEIVASKFIAKNEVDFEDMSLLWAIRFWAIDKFGYVNTKIIDNDGVKKEVVDFFAPMIGGK